One window of Papaver somniferum cultivar HN1 chromosome 9, ASM357369v1, whole genome shotgun sequence genomic DNA carries:
- the LOC113313655 gene encoding thylakoid membrane protein TERC, chloroplastic-like isoform X2 produces MSVFTSVIPNCCIHQQSPFKFRVSSLLQFQEQQPKIQLTSSKSIHFKSPLNQKYLIRNALFYSGGNSREIRFSPVLCSKKTQQEEDLFASDENIQETKHGRAASIRTVAFWVCTAVVFGVGLGFKEGAGKASEFFAGYLLEQSLSVDNLFVFVLIFKYFKVPTDYQSRVLSYGIAGAVIFRLSLILLGTATLQKFEAVNLLLAGILLFSAYKLFAGGEDDSDLSDNFIVKTCQKVIPVTSSYDGNKFFTFQNDAWKATPLLLVVAVIELSDIAFAVDSIPAVFGVTRDPVIVFSSNLFAILGLRSLYTLVSESMSELEYLQPAIATVLGFIGCKMISDFFGFHVSTEVSLGFVATCLSAGVALSLMKRSD; encoded by the exons ATGTCAGTCTTCACATCTGTGATCCCTAATTGTTGTATTCATCAGCAATCTCCattcaaatttagggtttcttcattacttcagtttcaagaacaacaACCTAAAATACAACTCACATCCTCTAAATCAATCCATTTCAAATCTCCACTGAATCAGAAGTATCTTATTAGGAATGCCTTGTTTTATTCAG GGGGGAATTCTAGAGAAATCCGATTTTCACCAGTTTTGTGTTCTAAGAAGACTCAACAAGAAGAAGATCTCTTTGCTTCAG ATGAGAACATTCAGGAGACCAAGCATGGGCGAGCGGCTTCTATAAGAACTGTAGCTTTCTGG GTATGCACTGCAGTTGTATTTGGAGTTGGTTTGGGTTTTAAAGAAGGAGCTGGGAAGGCATCTGAGTTTTTTGCAGG GTATCTGTTGGAGCAAAGTTTGTCGGTGGACAACCTATTCGTTTTTGTATTGATTTTCAAATACTTTAAAGTGCCAACTGACTATCAG AGTCGGGTGCTTTCATATGGTATTGCTGGTGCAGTTATATTTCGCTTGTCACTGATTCTTCTTGGTACAGCCACCCTCCAG AAGTTCGAGGCTGTGAACTTACTTCTTGCTGGGATACTTCTATTTTCAGCATACAAG CTATTTGCTGGAGGAGAGGATGACTCGGATCTGTCTGACAATTTTATTGTGAAGACGTGCCAAAAAGTTATCCCAGTCACAT CTAGTTATGATGGAAATAAATTCTTCACATTTCAGAATGATGCATGGAAA GCTACACCGTTACTCCTCGTAGTTGCTGTTATTGAACTCAGCGATATTGCATTTGCT GTTGACTCGATACCGGCAGTTTTTGGTGTTACAAGAGATCCTGTGATAGTTTTCTCTTCTAATTTATTTGCCATCCTGG GTTTGAGGTCACTATACACACTTGTCTCTGAAAGTATGTCTGAGCTGGAGTATTTACAG cctGCCATTGCAACTGTTCTTGGCTTTATTGGGTGTAAGATGATTTCAGATTTCTTCG GATTTCATGTTTCAACTGAGGTTTCTCTTGGTTTTGTGGCTACGTGCCTAAGTGCCGGGGTAGCGTTGAGTCTTATGAAAAGATCTGATTGA
- the LOC113313655 gene encoding thylakoid membrane protein TERC, chloroplastic-like isoform X1: MSVFTSVIPNCCIHQQSPFKFRVSSLLQFQEQQPKIQLTSSKSIHFKSPLNQKYLIRNALFYSGGNSREIRFSPVLCSKKTQQEEDLFASEETKMTTSQSSDRVDTANNESYISLPGGIEDENIQETKHGRAASIRTVAFWVCTAVVFGVGLGFKEGAGKASEFFAGYLLEQSLSVDNLFVFVLIFKYFKVPTDYQSRVLSYGIAGAVIFRLSLILLGTATLQKFEAVNLLLAGILLFSAYKLFAGGEDDSDLSDNFIVKTCQKVIPVTSSYDGNKFFTFQNDAWKATPLLLVVAVIELSDIAFAVDSIPAVFGVTRDPVIVFSSNLFAILGLRSLYTLVSESMSELEYLQPAIATVLGFIGCKMISDFFGFHVSTEVSLGFVATCLSAGVALSLMKRSD, encoded by the exons ATGTCAGTCTTCACATCTGTGATCCCTAATTGTTGTATTCATCAGCAATCTCCattcaaatttagggtttcttcattacttcagtttcaagaacaacaACCTAAAATACAACTCACATCCTCTAAATCAATCCATTTCAAATCTCCACTGAATCAGAAGTATCTTATTAGGAATGCCTTGTTTTATTCAG GGGGGAATTCTAGAGAAATCCGATTTTCACCAGTTTTGTGTTCTAAGAAGACTCAACAAGAAGAAGATCTCTTTGCTTCAG AAGAAACAAAAATGACCACTTCTCAATCATCTGATCGCGTCGATACTGCTAATAATGAATCTTACATTTCCCTTCCTGGTGGCATTGAAGATGAGAACATTCAGGAGACCAAGCATGGGCGAGCGGCTTCTATAAGAACTGTAGCTTTCTGG GTATGCACTGCAGTTGTATTTGGAGTTGGTTTGGGTTTTAAAGAAGGAGCTGGGAAGGCATCTGAGTTTTTTGCAGG GTATCTGTTGGAGCAAAGTTTGTCGGTGGACAACCTATTCGTTTTTGTATTGATTTTCAAATACTTTAAAGTGCCAACTGACTATCAG AGTCGGGTGCTTTCATATGGTATTGCTGGTGCAGTTATATTTCGCTTGTCACTGATTCTTCTTGGTACAGCCACCCTCCAG AAGTTCGAGGCTGTGAACTTACTTCTTGCTGGGATACTTCTATTTTCAGCATACAAG CTATTTGCTGGAGGAGAGGATGACTCGGATCTGTCTGACAATTTTATTGTGAAGACGTGCCAAAAAGTTATCCCAGTCACAT CTAGTTATGATGGAAATAAATTCTTCACATTTCAGAATGATGCATGGAAA GCTACACCGTTACTCCTCGTAGTTGCTGTTATTGAACTCAGCGATATTGCATTTGCT GTTGACTCGATACCGGCAGTTTTTGGTGTTACAAGAGATCCTGTGATAGTTTTCTCTTCTAATTTATTTGCCATCCTGG GTTTGAGGTCACTATACACACTTGTCTCTGAAAGTATGTCTGAGCTGGAGTATTTACAG cctGCCATTGCAACTGTTCTTGGCTTTATTGGGTGTAAGATGATTTCAGATTTCTTCG GATTTCATGTTTCAACTGAGGTTTCTCTTGGTTTTGTGGCTACGTGCCTAAGTGCCGGGGTAGCGTTGAGTCTTATGAAAAGATCTGATTGA
- the LOC113308003 gene encoding thymidine kinase-like, whose product MDGSKLSSGEVHVIIGPMFAGKTTALLRRMLSEKDIGRNVAVVKSSKDTRYGLDSIVTHDGKKLPCWAMPNLSSFKAKLGDDAYEKLDVIGIDEAQFFDDLYDFCSKAADHDGKTIIVAGLDGDYLRRRFGSVLDIVPLADTVTKLTARCELCGKRAFFTLRKTEDTQTELVAGSDVYKPVCRQHYVDSPVVIEATRIVLDSLKVQSDPHVEPVPLAC is encoded by the exons ATGGACGGTTCTAAATTATCTTCTGGTGAAGTTCATGTTATTATTGGCCCTATGTTTGCTGGGAAAACCACTGCCCTCCTTAGAAGGATGTTGTCTGAGAAAGATATCGgaag GAACGTGGCGGTTGTCAAATCGAGCAAGGATACGAGGTATGGGTTGGACTCAATTGTGACACATGATGGGAAAAAATTACCATGCTGGGCTATGCCAAATTTGTCATCATTCAAAGCAAAGCTTGGAGATGATGCTTATGAAAAG CTGGATGTTATAGGGATTGACGAAGCTCAATTCTTTGACGACCTTTATGATTTCTGCTCTAAGGCAGCTGATCATGATGGGAAGACCATAATTGTTGCAGGACTTGATGGGGATTACTTGAG aaggagatttggttctgtTCTTGATATTGTACCACTGGCCGACACTGTAACTAAACTAACAGCTCGATGTGAGCTCTGTGGAAAACGAGCTTTCTTTACCTTAAGGAAGACAGAGGATACTCAGACAGAACTTGTTGCTGGATCGGACGTCTACAAGCCAGTCTGCAGACAACATTATGTTGATAGTCCAGTAGTAATTGAAGCTACTAGGATTGTCCTCGACTCTCTAAAGGTTCAGTCTGATCCACATGTTGAACCAGTTCCACTAGCTTGTTAA
- the LOC113313655 gene encoding thylakoid membrane protein TERC, chloroplastic-like isoform X3, with amino-acid sequence MTTSQSSDRVDTANNESYISLPGGIEDENIQETKHGRAASIRTVAFWVCTAVVFGVGLGFKEGAGKASEFFAGYLLEQSLSVDNLFVFVLIFKYFKVPTDYQSRVLSYGIAGAVIFRLSLILLGTATLQKFEAVNLLLAGILLFSAYKLFAGGEDDSDLSDNFIVKTCQKVIPVTSSYDGNKFFTFQNDAWKATPLLLVVAVIELSDIAFAVDSIPAVFGVTRDPVIVFSSNLFAILGLRSLYTLVSESMSELEYLQPAIATVLGFIGCKMISDFFGFHVSTEVSLGFVATCLSAGVALSLMKRSD; translated from the exons ATGACCACTTCTCAATCATCTGATCGCGTCGATACTGCTAATAATGAATCTTACATTTCCCTTCCTGGTGGCATTGAAGATGAGAACATTCAGGAGACCAAGCATGGGCGAGCGGCTTCTATAAGAACTGTAGCTTTCTGG GTATGCACTGCAGTTGTATTTGGAGTTGGTTTGGGTTTTAAAGAAGGAGCTGGGAAGGCATCTGAGTTTTTTGCAGG GTATCTGTTGGAGCAAAGTTTGTCGGTGGACAACCTATTCGTTTTTGTATTGATTTTCAAATACTTTAAAGTGCCAACTGACTATCAG AGTCGGGTGCTTTCATATGGTATTGCTGGTGCAGTTATATTTCGCTTGTCACTGATTCTTCTTGGTACAGCCACCCTCCAG AAGTTCGAGGCTGTGAACTTACTTCTTGCTGGGATACTTCTATTTTCAGCATACAAG CTATTTGCTGGAGGAGAGGATGACTCGGATCTGTCTGACAATTTTATTGTGAAGACGTGCCAAAAAGTTATCCCAGTCACAT CTAGTTATGATGGAAATAAATTCTTCACATTTCAGAATGATGCATGGAAA GCTACACCGTTACTCCTCGTAGTTGCTGTTATTGAACTCAGCGATATTGCATTTGCT GTTGACTCGATACCGGCAGTTTTTGGTGTTACAAGAGATCCTGTGATAGTTTTCTCTTCTAATTTATTTGCCATCCTGG GTTTGAGGTCACTATACACACTTGTCTCTGAAAGTATGTCTGAGCTGGAGTATTTACAG cctGCCATTGCAACTGTTCTTGGCTTTATTGGGTGTAAGATGATTTCAGATTTCTTCG GATTTCATGTTTCAACTGAGGTTTCTCTTGGTTTTGTGGCTACGTGCCTAAGTGCCGGGGTAGCGTTGAGTCTTATGAAAAGATCTGATTGA
- the LOC113308286 gene encoding transcription factor IIIA-like encodes MEKMEGEGGVVEKPRDIRRFYCEFCGICRSKKSLIASHRQTHHKEEIEMNMDGIDEQEEAKSSNNTCQECGASFQKPAHLKQHMLSHSLERPFTCPVDDCHSSYRRKDHLNRHLLQHQGKLFSCPVEGCNKRFAYKGNMKRHVEDIHDDEGSSSSDSQGQTQHICQEVGCGKVFKYASKLRKHEESHVKLESVEAICCEPGCMKYFANNDCLKAHVQSCHQHILCEVCGTKQLKKNMKRHMRGHENEGSSERIKCSFKGCECTFANKSNLNQHVKSVHLELRPFACQFPGCGQRFAFKHVRDNHEKSGCHFYVHADFEEADEQLQSRPRGGRKRTCPTVETLLRKRVVPPSHTDSVLNHAPEYLAWLLSAEDDC; translated from the exons ATGGAGAAGATGGAAGGAGAAGGTGGAGTTGTAGAAAAACCAAGAGATATCAGACGTTTTTACTGTGAATTTTGTGGGATTTGCAGATCTAAGAAGTCTCTCATCGCATCTCATCGTCAAACCCACCACAAG GAAGAGATCGAAATGAATATGGATGGAATTGATGAACAAGAAGAGGCAAAATCAAGTAATAATACTTGTCAAGAGTGTGGTGCTAGTTTTCAAAAGCCAGCTCACTTGAAACAACATATGCTGAGCCATTCTCTTGAG AGGCCATTTACTTGTCCTGTTGATGATTGTCACTCGAGCTATAGAAGGAAAGATCATTTGAATCGCCACTTGCTCCAGCACCAAGGGAAACTATTCTCATGTCCTGTAGAAGGCTGCAACAAGAGGTTTGCTTACAAAGGCAACATGAAGCGTCACGTAGAGGATATTCATGATGATGAAGGATCTTCTTCTTCTGATAGTCAAGGTCAAACACAGCATATTTGCCAAGAAGTTGGATGTGGGAAGGTGTTCAAGTATGCATCAAAACTGAGGAAACATGAAGAGTCTCATG TGAAATTGGAGTCTGTGGAGGCAATCTGCTGTGAACCTGGCTGTATGAAGTACTTTGCAAATAATGATTGCCTTAAGGCTCATGTCCAATCCTGCCACCAACATATCCTGTGCGAGGTTTGTGGGACAaagcaattgaagaaaaatatgaagCGGCATATGCGTGGACATGAAAATGAAGGCTCATCTGAAAGGATAAAGTGCAGCTTCAAGGGCTGTGAATGCACATTTGCAAAT AAATCAAATCTCAATCAGCATGTGAAGTCTGTACACCTTGAGCTTCGTCCATTTGCTTGCCAGTTTCCTGGTTGCGGTCAGAGATTTGCTTTCAAGCACGTTAGGGATAACCATGAGAAATCTGGTTGTCATTTTTATGTCCAT GCGGATTTTGAAGAGGCAGACGAACAATTACAAAGTAGACCAAGGGGAGGACGGAAGAGGACTTGCCCGACTGTAGAAACTTTACTACGAAAGCGAGTTGTTCCGCCCAGCCACACTGATTCAGTCTTGAACCATGCTCCCGAATACCTTGCTTGGTTACTATCTGCAGAGGATGACTGTTAG